A window of the Amycolatopsis solani genome harbors these coding sequences:
- a CDS encoding FGGY-family carbohydrate kinase encodes MTGLLLGVDIGTAGSKGVLLDPGGAVLARSVREHAVSAPRPGWFEHDAEAVWWADFTAIVADLLRAAGGRPLAGLGVSGIGPCLLPASAAGEPLRPAILYGVDTRAGEEIASLNEELGADAILARGGSPLTSQAVGPKVRWLARHEPDVYARTEKLLMASSFLVHRLTGRYVLDHHSASQCTPLYDLAGGKWAVDWAERVAPGLPLPELLWPTETAGEVTPAAAAATGLPAGLPVTAGTVDAWAEAASAGVREPGDVMVMYGSTLFLIQVLAEPRPHHGLWGTRGVDPGSFTLAAGMATSGAVTGWLRDLVGGSYAELTAEAASVPAGSRGLLLLPYFAGERTPLFDPAARGVLAGLTTGHGRAEIYRAALEGTAYGVRHNLEAMTAAGGAAGRLVAVGGGTTGGLWTRIVSDVTGLPQRIPAETIGAALGDALLAAEATGVEVDFARVNPIAETVLPDPANSERYGEFYRHYRALYEATAETTHFLAAQQHAAAR; translated from the coding sequence GTGACGGGACTGCTGCTCGGCGTGGACATCGGCACGGCGGGGTCGAAGGGCGTGCTGCTGGACCCCGGTGGCGCGGTGCTCGCCCGGTCCGTCCGCGAGCACGCCGTCTCGGCGCCGCGGCCGGGCTGGTTCGAGCACGACGCCGAAGCCGTCTGGTGGGCGGACTTCACCGCGATCGTCGCGGACCTGCTGCGCGCCGCGGGCGGGCGGCCGCTCGCCGGGCTCGGGGTGAGCGGCATCGGGCCGTGCCTGCTCCCGGCGTCCGCGGCGGGCGAGCCGTTGCGGCCGGCGATCCTCTACGGCGTCGACACCCGCGCGGGCGAGGAAATCGCGTCGCTGAACGAAGAGCTGGGCGCGGACGCGATCCTGGCGCGCGGTGGTTCGCCGTTGACCAGCCAGGCCGTCGGGCCGAAGGTGCGCTGGCTGGCGCGCCACGAGCCGGACGTCTACGCGCGCACGGAAAAACTGCTGATGGCGAGCTCGTTCCTGGTGCACCGGCTGACCGGCCGGTACGTACTGGACCACCACTCGGCCAGCCAGTGCACGCCGCTGTACGACCTCGCCGGCGGCAAGTGGGCGGTGGACTGGGCCGAGCGCGTCGCACCCGGGTTGCCGCTGCCGGAACTGCTGTGGCCGACGGAGACCGCGGGCGAAGTCACGCCCGCCGCGGCCGCGGCGACCGGGTTGCCCGCGGGGCTGCCGGTGACGGCCGGGACGGTCGACGCGTGGGCGGAGGCGGCCAGCGCCGGCGTCCGCGAGCCGGGTGACGTGATGGTGATGTACGGCAGCACGCTCTTCCTGATCCAGGTGCTCGCCGAACCGCGGCCGCACCACGGCTTGTGGGGCACGCGCGGCGTCGATCCGGGCAGTTTCACGCTCGCGGCGGGCATGGCGACGTCGGGCGCGGTCACCGGCTGGCTGCGGGATCTGGTCGGCGGCTCGTACGCGGAGTTGACGGCGGAGGCCGCTTCCGTGCCGGCGGGCAGCCGCGGGCTCCTGCTGCTGCCGTACTTCGCGGGGGAGCGGACCCCGCTGTTCGACCCGGCCGCGCGCGGCGTGCTGGCCGGGCTGACGACCGGGCACGGCCGCGCGGAGATCTACCGCGCGGCTCTCGAGGGCACGGCGTACGGCGTGCGGCACAACCTGGAGGCGATGACCGCCGCGGGCGGGGCGGCCGGGCGGCTGGTCGCGGTCGGCGGCGGGACCACGGGCGGGCTGTGGACGCGCATCGTCTCCGACGTCACCGGGCTGCCGCAGCGGATCCCGGCCGAAACCATCGGGGCGGCGCTGGGCGACGCGCTGCTGGCGGCGGAGGCCACCGGCGTCGAGGTCGACTTCGCGCGCGTCAACCCGATCGCCGAGACGGTGCTGCCGGACCCGGCGAACAGCGAGCGGTACGGCGAGTTCTACCGGCATTACCGCGCGCTCTACGAGGCCACCGCGGAAACCACGCACTTCCTGGCCGCGCAGCAGCACGCGGCCGCGCGTTAG
- a CDS encoding GNAT family N-acetyltransferase: MLDCTFAIDAVTWDDPDAARLRAAQRTELDARYGTDDHEPGAAPTAETVAVFLIARDAAGTALGCGGLRLLGPGSGEVKRMYVEPAARGTGVATALLRALEDHARAFGIARLLLETGAGQPDAIRFYQREGYEPIEPYGPYVGEPISRCFARDL, translated from the coding sequence ATGCTCGACTGCACGTTCGCCATCGACGCCGTGACCTGGGACGACCCCGACGCCGCCCGCCTGCGCGCGGCCCAGCGCACCGAACTGGACGCCCGCTACGGCACCGACGACCACGAGCCCGGCGCGGCCCCGACCGCCGAGACCGTCGCCGTGTTCCTCATCGCCCGGGATGCCGCCGGAACGGCGCTCGGGTGCGGTGGACTGCGCCTGCTCGGGCCGGGGTCCGGCGAGGTCAAGCGCATGTACGTCGAGCCGGCGGCCCGCGGCACCGGCGTCGCGACCGCCCTGCTGCGCGCGCTCGAAGACCACGCGCGGGCGTTCGGCATCGCCCGGCTGCTGCTGGAGACCGGGGCCGGGCAGCCGGACGCGATCCGCTTCTACCAGCGCGAAGGCTACGAACCGATCGAGCCGTACGGACCGTACGTCGGCGAGCCGATCTCGCGGTGTTTCGCGCGCGACCTCTGA
- a CDS encoding TetR/AcrR family transcriptional regulator — MPKQRDVEAQRELLSAATWQVLAENGLPGLTLRAVAERAGCTTGLVMHAFPTKKALLLHARDLLYERTAVRADAAEAARSDAFGALEAVLGQAVDLAHGHHDESRVWVGFLAAALADDDLAERHRAANHSFLSRVRRLVSACRPEWTDEDVELTTKSLVALVEGMNVLAAADPRGYPARLQQKALAAALSPLR, encoded by the coding sequence GTGCCGAAGCAGCGTGATGTCGAGGCCCAGCGCGAACTGCTGTCCGCGGCGACGTGGCAGGTGCTGGCCGAGAACGGCCTCCCGGGGCTGACGCTGCGCGCGGTCGCCGAGCGCGCCGGCTGCACGACGGGCCTGGTCATGCACGCGTTCCCGACCAAGAAGGCGCTGCTGCTGCACGCGCGAGACTTGCTCTACGAACGCACGGCCGTCCGCGCGGACGCGGCCGAGGCGGCTCGCTCCGACGCGTTCGGGGCCCTGGAAGCGGTTCTCGGCCAGGCGGTCGACCTCGCGCACGGCCACCACGACGAATCCCGCGTGTGGGTGGGCTTCCTGGCGGCGGCGCTGGCGGACGACGACCTGGCCGAGCGCCACCGCGCGGCCAACCACTCGTTCCTTTCCCGGGTCAGGAGGTTGGTGTCGGCATGTCGTCCTGAGTGGACGGACGAGGACGTCGAGCTGACGACGAAGAGCCTGGTGGCGTTGGTGGAGGGCATGAACGTCCTGGCGGCGGCGGACCCGCGCGGCTACCCGGCGCGGCTACAGCAAAAGGCGCTGGCCGCGGCGCTTTCCCCGCTGCGTTAA
- a CDS encoding GlxA family transcriptional regulator: MPQEFSHRVVAIVTEESNPFEMGVTTELFGLRRPELDRPWYDFTLCSATPDVRMNLGMFTLSGVAGLEAAETADTLIVPARPNTTVPTDPAIITAIRRAAARGARLVSFCTGALALAEAGVLDGHRATTHWQWAPEFAARFPAVHWEPDVLFIDEGTILTAAGSAASLDLGLHLIHRDHGAEVVNAVSRRLVFTGHRDGGQQQFIARPVPAVPDTSLAPVLAWALTRLDQPLTVTDLAARASTSPATLHRKFRAELGTTPLGWLTTERVSLACRLIERGELRLDRVAESSGFGTAANLRLQLRRHTGLSPSAYRRRFGPAA; this comes from the coding sequence ATGCCGCAAGAATTCTCGCACCGCGTGGTGGCGATCGTGACGGAGGAGTCGAACCCGTTCGAGATGGGCGTGACGACGGAGCTGTTCGGCCTGCGGAGGCCGGAGCTGGACCGCCCGTGGTACGACTTCACCCTCTGCTCGGCGACCCCGGACGTGCGGATGAACCTGGGGATGTTCACGTTGTCAGGAGTCGCCGGCCTCGAAGCGGCGGAGACGGCGGACACGCTGATCGTGCCGGCCCGCCCCAACACGACCGTCCCGACCGACCCCGCGATCATCACGGCCATCCGCCGCGCGGCTGCTCGCGGCGCCCGATTGGTCAGCTTCTGCACAGGCGCCCTGGCCCTCGCCGAAGCCGGCGTCCTGGACGGCCACCGCGCGACAACGCACTGGCAGTGGGCCCCGGAGTTCGCCGCACGCTTCCCGGCGGTCCACTGGGAGCCGGACGTCCTGTTCATCGACGAGGGCACCATCCTGACGGCGGCCGGCAGTGCGGCTTCGCTGGATCTGGGCCTTCACTTGATCCACCGCGACCACGGCGCGGAGGTGGTCAACGCGGTCAGCCGCCGGTTGGTGTTCACGGGCCACCGCGACGGCGGACAGCAGCAGTTCATCGCACGGCCGGTGCCGGCGGTGCCGGACACTTCGTTGGCGCCGGTGCTGGCTTGGGCGTTGACTCGTCTGGACCAGCCCCTGACGGTCACCGACCTCGCCGCTCGCGCTTCGACCAGCCCGGCGACGTTGCACCGGAAGTTCCGGGCGGAGCTGGGCACCACGCCGTTGGGGTGGCTGACGACAGAGCGGGTTTCACTGGCCTGCCGCTTGATCGAGCGCGGCGAGCTGCGCCTGGACCGAGTGGCCGAGTCCAGCGGCTTCGGAACGGCGGCGAACCTGCGCCTACAACTGCGGCGGCACACGGGGTTGAGCCCGAGCGCGTATCGCCGCCGCTTCGGCCCAGCTGCGTAG
- a CDS encoding cupin domain-containing protein has protein sequence MNPIDLNEVLASFDAAWSPRIVSRVNDYDIRLARFDGEHVWHVHTDTDEFFLVLDGEIEIGVRDPEERVVNLAKGQVFVVPKGTFHKPSSKGGASVLLVEPSGTLTVGDDHDEVPDHVDVTTGHLV, from the coding sequence ATGAACCCGATCGACCTCAATGAAGTCCTCGCGAGCTTCGACGCCGCCTGGAGCCCGCGGATCGTCAGCCGCGTCAACGACTACGACATCCGGCTCGCGCGGTTCGATGGTGAGCACGTCTGGCACGTGCACACCGACACCGACGAGTTCTTCCTCGTGCTCGACGGGGAGATCGAGATCGGGGTGCGTGATCCGGAGGAACGCGTGGTGAACCTGGCCAAGGGGCAGGTCTTCGTCGTCCCGAAGGGCACTTTCCACAAGCCGTCGTCGAAGGGTGGGGCCAGTGTTCTGCTGGTCGAGCCGTCCGGGACGCTCACGGTCGGGGATGATCACGACGAGGTTCCCGACCACGTCGACGTCACCACCGGGCACCTGGTCTAG
- a CDS encoding GNAT family N-acetyltransferase — MLTVVPVDQVDWTDLQAIFGDRGDPARCRCQYFKDTPAEWRAGTPGERAERLREQTAERATGIVAFLDGEPAGWCAVEPRTTYRRLLKSRVVWDGRDEDPADDGVWAVTCFVTRKGFRRRGVSAALAKAAVDFARERGARAVEGYAIEPGENVAWPGELFVGTRKTFADAGFEEVSRPTARRAVMRLTC, encoded by the coding sequence ATGCTGACCGTCGTACCCGTCGACCAGGTGGACTGGACCGACCTGCAGGCGATCTTCGGCGACCGCGGGGATCCCGCCCGGTGCCGGTGCCAGTACTTCAAGGACACACCCGCCGAGTGGCGGGCCGGGACTCCCGGTGAACGCGCTGAGCGGTTGCGGGAGCAGACCGCCGAGCGGGCTACCGGGATCGTCGCCTTCCTCGACGGGGAGCCCGCCGGGTGGTGCGCGGTCGAGCCGCGCACCACCTACCGGCGGCTGCTCAAGAGCCGCGTCGTCTGGGACGGGCGGGACGAGGACCCCGCGGACGACGGCGTCTGGGCCGTCACCTGCTTCGTCACCCGGAAGGGGTTCCGGCGGCGCGGGGTGAGCGCCGCGCTCGCCAAGGCCGCGGTGGACTTCGCGCGCGAGCGGGGTGCCCGGGCCGTCGAAGGGTACGCGATCGAGCCGGGGGAGAACGTCGCCTGGCCGGGTGAGCTGTTCGTCGGCACCCGCAAGACCTTCGCCGACGCCGGGTTCGAGGAAGTCAGCCGGCCGACCGCTCGGCGGGCGGTCATGCGGCTGACCTGCTGA